The genomic DNA CACTGAACCGGCACAGGTGCTTGAGCGGCTACACCTCGGCATCCGGCACGCTCTGCAGCAAGACGCGGGTCTGAAGACCGCGCAGGATGGCATGGACATCGGCCTGTGCCGCATCGAACGCGCTCACGGCCGCATCAAGTTTTCCGGCGCGCGGTTTCGCCTGCACCTCGTCACCCCAACCGGTGACCTCCTGACGACCAAAGGCGATGTGAAATCCATCGGCGGACGCCAGCGCGAGGCGTACCGAACCTTCACGCAACACGACGTGAGCTACGCCAACGGCGCGATGCTTTACCTCTTGACCGATGGACTAACCGACCAGAAAGGGCCAACCGGTGAACGCTATGGGTCGCGCCGGGTTGGGGCGCTGCTACAACGTTTGGCCAACCTGCCGCCAGCCGACCAAGCCAAGCGGATTGTCGAAGCAATCACGGCCTTCCGCGGCGACGAAGCCCAACTGGACGATGTTACCGTTGTAGGCATGCGCCTTGGATAGCCCCGGAACAAGCGAACAAAGGCAATCCAATCCACCCACCAACCGTCCGCCGTTACTCGCGGGCGCGGACGGTCACCTCAAGTGACGTCCCAGTTGCTTCGTTGGGCATCCGCGCGCGGATGCGGGCGGCGCAATCGGCAACCCGTGAGGCCGGAACGGTCACGATGACCCGCTCGCCGCTTGGTTGCGCCGAGCCGCCAAACTCACGCGCAATGGCCGCAAGGCGCGCCAGCGCCGCCGACCGATCCGCTACGGTCAGACGGAGGGTCAGGGTGGCGACGGGAGCGCCGGCAGGCGAACGCTGTCGCGCTGCAAACGACTCATTCGCTTTTTTGCTCTCAGGCGCGGCCGGCTGAGCGACGTTATCGGCCGGCGGCGGTTCCGGCTTGGCGCCGGCAACACTGGCCGCCCCAGCGTCGGCCTTCTCGCGGCTCACTTGTTCGCGGGCGGCTTGGTCACGACTCGCCCGCGCGGGGGCGCTTTTGTCGTCATGGCTATCGAACCCCGCGAACCCACCACGACTCGCCCGCGCGGGGGCGCTTTCAGCCATAGCGGGCGACTGCGGCGGTGCCGATAACGGGGTGACGGTTTCAGAACGCTCTGGCGCGGACGCCATTGATGACGGTTCGGGCCGGCCCGCGGCCGGCTTCGCGCTGTCCGCCGGTAAAGCGTCAACTGCACCAGACGAAGCCGCAGACGGCGGTGACTTCACCGATGGCGCGGTTTTCTCCGGCGCTTCCTTGCGCAACGGGAGTGCTTCCTGACGCTCGGCCGACCGTCCCGGCGGCACAGGCGGCGCGTCGGGACGGTCGGCCAATGTCGCCACGGGTTTTTCGGCAGGCGGGGGACTCGACCGCGCCACGTCCTCCGCCGCCGACGGGCCGAGCAGCCACCAGAAACCAACGCCCACCAGGAGCGCGCTACCAACCACCGCGCCAAGCGCCCAGGCCGGAGCTTGAACCCGCGCGCTCCAACCGGCCCACCAGTCCGCCCAGCCGCGACGCGCAGCCGGCATCGTCGCCGGACGACGCTTGGCGCGGGCCAGAATCGTCTCCGGCGACGCCCACTGGGCTGGTTCCGCAACGTCCCAAGTCGTGCCTTGCATCCACCGGCGCGCCGTCCGGAGATCGTCCAGCAACGCCTGCGCCGTGGTGGAACGCGCCAGCAAGGCTTCCACCTCCCGGCGGCGCGCTTCAGGCAGCGCGCCATCCAGGTAGTCCTCGAAATCACCATACAGCGGATGATCGAGTTCGGGGTCTTCTGGCAAGGCTGACATGGCACATCCTCGGCGCGAGAGCAGGGTCGGCGTGATTGTAGTCGTCGCCGGGTGAAAAAGGTTCCACCCACAATCTCAACGTCGTTACACGTTCGGCGCAACTCGCCCAACTGTGTTAGAAAACAAGCATAACCGAATTCCACCTTGTGGATGAAAATGGTCTCACGTTCGGCAATGCCGACCGCACACAAGAACCAAGATGCTTGAACTCGACACACTGCTTGCCGCCATCCAGCGTTTCACCCAACCAGCACGCCGTCTGGCGCTGGCAACGGTCGTCAAGGTGACGGGGTCGGCCTACCGCCGGCCGGGCGCGCGCATGTTGATCAGTGAAACCGGCGAGACGGTCGGACAGATCAGCGGCGGCTGTCTGGAACAAGACCTCGTCGAGAAAGCCCAGGCCGTTTTGATGGCGGGCAAGCCCCAACTGGTGACGTACGACACCCGCGATGCATCCGCCGATCTGACCTGGGGTGTTGGTCTCGGCTGCGCGAGCGAGACACTTATTTACATCGAGCCGTTTCATCCCAATACCTGGTACCATCCCCTCGACTTGCTGGCCCTAGCCCGGGCATCCGGGGAAGACGCCGCGCTTGCCCTGGTCTTCCGGGCCGAAGGCAAGTTTGCCGGTCGGCAGGGCTTTCGCCTTCTGCATACGGACCGCACGCCGGTTGCCACGGGCGGCACCGTCGAAGCCGCAGATTGGCTGCGGCAGCTTCATCTGGACTTGCAGACGTGCCTGGCCGAACGACGTTCACGCCAGATGACCTATGGCACGGAAGACGGATGCCTCGAAGCCTTCATCGAGTTTGTCCCGCACCCGATCCAGCTTGCCATTCTCGGCGCGGGAGATGACGCCATCCCACTGGCGCGCCTCGCCGACCAACTGGGCTGGGAAGTAACCATCATGGACTGGCGCCCCGCGCTGGCGACGCCGGAACGCTTTCCAACGGCGCGCGCCATCATCGTTGTTCCCCAAGTTGATGACTTACCGCTGGACGCCAACCACTGCGTTGTCGTCATGACCCACCACTACCCAAGCGACAAAGCCATCGCGCGCCGTCTGGCCCAGGTTCAACCCCGCTATGTCGGACTCCTCGGACCGCGCCGCCGAACCGAACGGCTGCTCGACGAGCTGGCCGCCGAAGGCACACCCGTCGCCGAGTCCGTCGCGGGACACTGGCACTTTCCGGTCGGGCTGGACATTGGCGCCGAAACACCGATGGAAATTGCCCTATCCATCGTGGCTGAAATCCTGGCCGTGACCAATCACCGTGCTGGGGAGTTTCTTCGCCACCGCGCTGCGCCGATTCACGAGCCGCTCCCGTCATCATGACGCTACTTGCCGCGCCGCCCCCCTGTGCCGCCATCGTCTTGGCGGCTGGCGCTGCCCGCCGGATGGG from Chloracidobacterium validum includes the following:
- a CDS encoding XdhC family protein; amino-acid sequence: MLELDTLLAAIQRFTQPARRLALATVVKVTGSAYRRPGARMLISETGETVGQISGGCLEQDLVEKAQAVLMAGKPQLVTYDTRDASADLTWGVGLGCASETLIYIEPFHPNTWYHPLDLLALARASGEDAALALVFRAEGKFAGRQGFRLLHTDRTPVATGGTVEAADWLRQLHLDLQTCLAERRSRQMTYGTEDGCLEAFIEFVPHPIQLAILGAGDDAIPLARLADQLGWEVTIMDWRPALATPERFPTARAIIVVPQVDDLPLDANHCVVVMTHHYPSDKAIARRLAQVQPRYVGLLGPRRRTERLLDELAAEGTPVAESVAGHWHFPVGLDIGAETPMEIALSIVAEILAVTNHRAGEFLRHRAAPIHEPLPSS